The following proteins come from a genomic window of Crassostrea angulata isolate pt1a10 chromosome 1, ASM2561291v2, whole genome shotgun sequence:
- the LOC128157074 gene encoding uncharacterized protein LOC128157074 codes for MSWRSVLDFYRNCSLLIVCGFFVSGCLASGWFKCYECSYMNYDSSDYRCVTSPANATNVRVRECRQGAAETCVTKTVYTKDRTQIYFMYRNCSVPDSFDCGISCCVNDSVHDFTCQKHCRGDFCNFEDESVRLVQTQAHQTAPGSGALSILHKFIRMTVYIKKINEMHPACREHFVMSNGAL; via the exons ATGTCTTGGCGATCGGTTTTGGATTTTTACAGAAACTGCTCTCTTCTGATCGTCTGTGGATTCTTTGTATCAG gaTGTCTGGCCAGTGGCTGGTTTAAGTGCTATGAGTGCTCCTACATGAACTATGATAGCAGTGACTACCGATGCGTCACAAGTCCTGCCAACGCCACCAACGTTAGAGTCCGAGAATGTAGGCAGGGCGCCGCCGAGACGTGCGTCACAAAAACAGTGTATACAAAAG ATAGAACGCAGATCTATTTTATGTACAGAAACTGCTCAGTGCCCGACTCATTTGACTGTGGTATATCGTGTTGTGTGAATGACAGCGTCCATGACTTCACTTGTCAGAAGCATTGCCGCGGTGATTTCTGTAATTTCGAGGACGAGAGTGTTCGATTAGTTCAAACTCAAGCCCATCAAACAGCACCCGGAAGTGGGGCGTTGTCCATTTTACACAAATTTATTCGAATGACCGTTT atataaagaaaattaatgaaatgcaCCCTGCATGCCGTGAGCACTTTGTAATGTCAAATGGGGCTTTGTAA
- the LOC128162319 gene encoding uncharacterized protein LOC128162319 → MGRLLIATLFFCYLDLSLEADHACHGHHHCTSVQCPSTTSASSICVHGECRCSQFGVGLLCHAYHHADNTHDLNCVDAGVNCTDGHRPSCHGGYCACTHNSVHCHTVNDCIHGDQDFHLGQCVDVGGVHGFWFCSADHQCKCIFYSHTNASSLVG, encoded by the exons ATGGGGCGCCTTTTGATAGCCACTCTCTTCTTCTGTTATC TGGACTTATCTCTGGAGGCTGACCATGCCTGTCACGGCCATCACCACTGCACCAGCGTACAGTGTCCGAGCACCACGAGCGCCAGTTCAATCTGTGTCCACGGGGAGTGTCGATGTTCTCAAT TCGGGGTTGGGCTGCTTTGCCATGCCTACCATCATGCGGACAACACCCATGACCTGAACTGTGTAGACGCAGGCGTTAATTGTACCGACGGCCATAGACCAAGCTGCCACGGTGGATACTGTGCATGCACCCATAACTCAGTCC ATTGTCATACTGTGAACGATTGCATACACGGGGATCAGGACTTTCACCTCGGACAGTGCGTGGACGTGGGCGGCGTACACGGTTTCTGGTTTTGTTCTGCAGATCACCAGTGTAAATGTATATTCTACTCCCACACGAACGCCAGCAGTTTAGTTGGTTAA